CTTCCTGGAGCTGCAATCCTCTTTGGCAGCCACCCCTTTaattcaggttttgcatagAGAAAATTGGCAAATTTCTAATTCAAACCCATTTTGATAAATAGTTACTTCCCAAATTTTGTTTTATCTGCTAAACCTCAGTactgagagagaagaaaatcatATGGAGCCCCACACATATAAGGGAAAAGCTACTTGAGGAGGCTCCAGCAAGtggttcattaaaaaaaaaaaaaagtagccaGGGCTACAAAATCAAAGGGCTGAGTAACTTCCAAGGGGGCACTGCCAGTGGTTTGCAGGAATCCCAGGAatctgaaggaaggaaggaccaTAAAGCAGGTGGTGGCAGAAATGAGAATGACAGAAAATCAACAAATAAAACCCGGGAGGGTCATTGAGACCTGAGTGGGCCAGGACAAAACAGGAGCCACACAAGGGAGGGACTGTGGGAATAATGGGATTAGAGGAGTTCAGAGAGCAGCAAaatggagcagctgtggctgcagtttggggaacgggagcagctgcagagcacaggctgcagcacctggaacagggctgggatggaacaGGGCGGGCAGGAGGACACGGAAGGGACACAAAGGGATCTGTGGGAGACAGGGAAGGCCAGGGAAGGGCTCAGGAGGGAGGGGGATGCCCAGAGCAGAaccagggcagggggaaggtgTCCCAGAGCCTGCATCCATGCGGGATGGGGGCAGGAGGCGAGAACAGAGGGAGGCACCAGCAAAGGGGTGGGGGACACTAAGGCACACATGGAGGTTTGCAGGGTGGGAGGGCTAAAACTGAGGCCTCGTGGGTGGGCGTGGGGAGAAGAAACAGCTCCGGGAGGCGCCGTTTTtgggggaagggctgggagaaggggTGCTGCAGGCCTGGGCTGGAGCGTGGGGAGCGGGGCTGAAGGAGAGCGGGCAGGAGGAGCCCTCAGTGCCTCACTGCCCGGGGCAGAAGGGCACGGAGAGACCCCCGAGGCCTCctctggggggtgggggaaaggaaaaggagggatCCACGAGGCCTCgctgtgttttggggtgacGGCAGGAGCACCCCGAGGCCTTCCTTCGGGAAGGAAATGAGAGCTCTCCTGAGAGCTGGAAGGGGCGAGGAGGGAGCAGAGACGTTCCGGAGGGCCTGGGGAAGGGGGTGTTACAGGACATGCCTGGGGCTTTGGGGCTTCAGAGGGGCATGAAGGCATCCCAGGgcggtttggggtttttcctttcGGGGGGGCGGGCGGGAATTCCGTAAGGCTTCACTGCGCGGGAGGGAATTACGGGGATGGATGGAACGGAAGGAAAACGACTCCAGGAGGCCGTGGGGGGTTTATATATGGGGGAGCCTCCCTAGGCCTCGGGTCCGGGAGCGGGAAGAAAACGATCTGGAGAGGGGACAAAGTGCCCGGGAGGGCTCGTAGGGATGGCGGAAAGAAGAAGGAAGCTCTCGGTGCGGGAGGAAGAAGCGGGAGGTAAAGCCTCCAAACCTcgcttttttgggggggatcaGGACAGCGGCGAGAAAAAGGAGAGTGCCCGGGCCCCGACTCACCCGCgccccagctgctccatggTGAGGCGGAGGTCCGAGACAGGCGAGAGCTCATCCTGAAAGAGCGCCTTGACCACGGCGGGCGAGGCGGGGGACGCCGGCGAGAGAAGCaggaggcggcggcggtggGAAGCGCTCGGAGTGGGATCCATCGGAGGGGGAACGGGAATCCAGCGCAGCCGTCCCGTCCCTGCCGTCAGCGCGGCCGCCGCAGCGTTTTGACCCCAACCGGTACCCGTCGCCCGCTCCGAAGCTGGCGCCAAACCGCGGCTCAGCCAATCAGCGCGCGGAGCCCCGCGGGGGGcgggttgttttttttcaaacctCCCCTCCCACCGCGCGCGCCCCGGCCAGTAGGAACGGCGGCGCCGCGGCCAGGCCCCGCCCACGGCGGTTGCTTGGCGTCGCTCTGGACCAATAGAAACACCAGGAAACCCGGGCCGGGGTGCGCGCCAGTGCGGGGGAGGACTACATTTCCCAGTATCCCTTGCAGGCTCGCCGCGTTACCGCGCCCTGCATTGCATGCTGGGGAATGTAGTTCCCGCCTCACAGCTGCGCCGCTTTGCCGCCTTGTTTCCGGCCATCTCCCTTTAGCCTGGGCGTGAGGGGAAAACGGGgaacatgaaggaaaaaaggcacaaattgaGCAGATAACACCGCCTCGCTGAGACAAAGAGCACTTCCCACATACTTCCTCATCAAAAGAGCTCTCCATGAGAACAAAAACCACTTTATGAGGCATTTGGTGAGCGGCTGGGGAAATAAGGAAGTGCACACCCTGCGACACCAGGATGGGGTTCACGGAAAgatgagaaggagaagggagacTTGACAGTGCCCCACTTCTACTCCACATAAACTCTTTAGGACACACAGCTTCTCATTAGCACAGGGTTGGCAGATCTTACTGTCCAGCCTCTGGCAAATCCTCTGCCATGTCTCTCTGGTGGTTCCAGAGGCCGTTGGGTCCAGCTGATTGCTTTGGATCCAGGAGATCTCCAGAACACGACCCACAAGCTGTATTACTCTGCCTGGGCCCTGGCAGTCACACAATGCTGGTTCCTGGATTAGACAGTGGGGTGTTTGCTCCTTCCCTGAGCACGCCAGATCTCAGAGACCGCCATCAcaccctggctcctgctgctcttccctcacTCCTGCTATCACTCCctgaacattttcctttttacaaACTTTTTGAGCAGTTAACACCACTAATGGATAAGACATTGGTTTCCTAGGCCAGGGATTGTGGGTTCTGTCCCATCTGGGGTGCCAGAACTGAGACCTTATGAAGGTTGACGTACAACAGAGGCTAAACaaagttaaagaataaagtaggaaTTTAGTAAAAGGCCTTAATGACTACATCTTGGGCAGTACCCTGGCCAGGactacacccaagatggacccaaagTAGGCACAAAATGGAGGAAGGCTCACAAGGTCTCTCACTTAGAGGTCCCGGTCCATTTGaatattggagttaattgtccaattacagctttaggttatgaagtTCCAtcctccttctttctctttcttcaatTCACTGCTGGTATTACTTTTTGGGCCTGGATCTTGTATCCTTGGTCTCAAGCTAGAAAAGGATTCTTTAGTCTACCTATCGTGTGAAGAGATAGTGCTAACACTTAACATGAAGCTCAGAGCTccacaccaaagcagcacagaatccaAAAAACATGAAAGCTAAAACTCAACGCATCATTATCAGCTTgtggctccagcctggctccctgtgTGCGGGGTGGCTgcatcctccagcccagcccatgcAGCCCAAAGGCTGGCATGGACAATCAGagcctcttccctcctcccccccgaTTATTCTGTGGCCTCAGTGCCCACAGGGAGAGGTAGGGCACCATCACCATGGCATCtagccaggacagcagcacgCAGACAGCCCCAGGCAGAACAGCACTTCTTTAATGCTCCAAAGGACTTAGCGGGAGGAGATGCAGAAATTGCAGAGaggctccagcccaggcagagctgcagtgaggCTGCAGTGTGAAGCCGTGTcattcccacagctcctccctgcccagctggccaaGGGCATGGGCAGGGGCCTCTAAGAATCCATGTCTGGATGGGCTGTTTGGGTCCAATCCAGCTAGCTATGGACCCCAGCCCACAAGATCTCACATGGACAAAAGCAAAAGACCAAAAGCGCTCTTCTCCACTTGGAGACAAACACAGTATGTTTATTTCCAAGGTGGGAAAGAGACTACTGCTTCCTGGCTGGAGACTTTTAAGCCGAGGAATGAGGGGCGGAGGAAGAGGACTACAGCCAATGGGATACCAGTGTGAAGTGGTAAACCAGGGGAGAGACCACCATGTGGTACTGGGGAGAGGGGTGGATGAGGGAAAACCATACGGTAGGAGAGGGGAAGAACAAACCATATGATACAACATAAACTATTCAGTGCAAATCTCCAATGACCTAGTGTGAAACAACTGCATAAattatttagtgcaatacaacaggGGCCCGGCAGCCATCTCACCCTGTCAGTCACACACCCGGATGTGGCTTTCTTTTGAATAGACCCAAAAATACGGGAAGACTTTCTCAGTGAAGGTGGTCTTAAACTGCACAATCTTCGTCATGTCCTTTGCATTGTAGAAGGTCACTCGGCCGGCTTCGTAGTCCAGGCAAACCCAGATTCTGTGGAGTTTTCCCCTGACTGCCAGGTCCCTAAAGATCATTGAGACTGCTACGTACTTCCAATTCCAGTGCAGTCGCAGGGCCCAGAGCTTCTCAGATCTGGGCAGGTCGAACCACTGCTTCCTCGGCACAGACTCCAGGGCCACCCCCACGTCCCAGGAGTGCCCGTCCCCAACCTCCACCTCCCAGTAATGCCTCCCAGATGTGAACCCCTGGGAGCCCAAGACACAGAAGAGGCCCCTGAACCTCTTGGGGGTGTCAGGGAGGCTTTGTTTTCCAGCTCCTAACTGGACCCTTTTGTAGTCATCTGAGAAGATCAGGCAAGGATGCGCTGTCTCTGGGTCCAGCTTCACCTGCTCTAAAGGGTGACAGAAACATCAGTCTGTGCCTGCTGAGAAGAGAACCAGCACCTCTCCTCCACCCTgcaccacagggctggcacgTGTCCTGGGAGCACAACGGGcactcctgcagccccctcGGGTGGCACGGGACACGGGaccctcactgtccccatgcTGGCACCCGAGGGTGAACAGGTGCTCCCTGAGGCAGGACTGAGCCAGGCAGTGTCCCCACATGCAGGGGACAGACACGATGGGCTTTGCTAAAGCTGCTCCCAGATCTGCTGGATACTGCAGCTCGTGGGGAGCAGTGCATGCCGTGGCTGtgagcaggcactgctgcaagGCACGAGGGGCCAGGccagtccctgctcctgtgACAAGGGCtcacccagctcagagccctgctctgccagcaagcAGGCAACCTGGCTCCAGAGCCCGAGCTGCCCATCCACCAGGGATGTTCTGCTGCCATCCCGTGGCCATCCCACAGGGCCACACAGCTGTCACTGTGcagtgtcaccagcccagaCCCTCTGCCAAACCCACCCCTCCCAGGACAGAagcggggaaactgaggcacgacTCTCCGGTGCCCAAGTGCATCCTCCCAAAAACGGAGAGTGTGGAGAGCGGCCTCAGCACAAATGGTGCCAGCCACACCTCAGCCCAGCAATGCTGCATCATGTGGGTCCTGAGCACCTGCAAAAGCTCTTCTAAATGCCAGCTACAATCATGTACAGCCCCTCTGCTTAACTGGGCACAGCCTGACACGGCCTCCTGCTGTCCTGGCCCTGGCCTGGCATCGCAGGACAGCATCCCCCCTGGCGCTGCCTGGCACAAGGACAGACCTGGATTGTTATAGCAGGCTTAGTCAAAAGAATAGGAGCCAGCTCTAGACAGATGCTGGGTTTAGATGTGCTGTGAGCCCATCTCTGCACCAAGGACATGAGGACACTCATCCTGGAAAGCTTCTCCCCCTCAgttctgctcagcagctccacaAACTTACCCCTTATGCCCCAGTCTATCTCGCGCCACAGGTTCactggaagaaggaaaggaagatgcATGAGTGTCTCTCCTGTGGCACCTTTCCTGCTCCCCATCAGGCAGCATGGCAGATGTGGAGCCCCAGGCTCCAGCAAAGCCCATCCTGGGGATGGTTCCCCTCTGGTGCAGCCGTTTTGCTCCTGAGCCCCAGGCAGAGGCACCAGGCAGAGAGGATTTCCCACTGCCAGCCAAGCCCAGgggaagcacagcacagagccagcaggcctTTACCTTTGAATTCAGCCATCATATCCACAACCCTCTGGCTTTTCTGAGAGAGGCTCTCaatgctcctctgcagctctggggaaacTGGCTCTGGGATTGGAGCCTTGGCTGCCTCACAGCTGAGGGGAACAGGGAGAGGAGCTCAGAGCCCATCCACcagccagggccaggagggAATCTGGGAAatccctgcagccacagagcccagggcagctctgtccctgctatCAGCACAGGAACCCCATCTTAAGAAGGGGTGCAATGGCTTCTGGTTCCTGGTAAGATCCCATGAAATCCCAAATACCCAGGGGGGCAAAccacctccttcccagctcctgcagcgcTCCCAAAGCTCTGCCCaaaggagctgagcaggaggagagggacaCCGAGCCTGTTTCATACCTGCTCAGGATTCTGCCAACATCCTGCAAGAGAGAAAACACAGGTGAGCTATGGCACTGTCgagggacagggagctgcagtggctgccCAGCCTTGGGAAGCAGCTTAagggggctggggctcagcccacCCCTCATCCCAACCCTCCCTTCCCTGAGGGCCCTGAAGGACAACGAGAAGAGCGCAGTGTCACAGCGTGGTGTCATGGTGTTACAGTGCAATGTAACATTACAGTGTCAGAGTGTCTGAGTGTGGTGTCCCAGCACAgtgtccctccatgtccccagcctgcaCCAGGATGCAGAGGGTGCCAggtgggtgtccccagccccagtaGGGGTCACAGTGCCCAGAGGGTGATGCTGCCTCACCTTGAGGAACTCAACTGCCGGCTGGTCCCTCTTCTCCTTGATCTGCGCAATCACCGAGTCCAGCAGCGACTGCCTCTCCAAAACCCTGCACTTGTATTCCTTGCTCTTATTGACCAGCTCCTGGGACATCTGCTCCAGCTCGGCCAGCAGggtcttcttctcctcctccaggtactgctgcagctcctcaaagGTCTCAGTCACACACTGCAACTCCGACGTCACCGTCACCTGCAAGGCACCGCACGGAGGCCCTGAGCCCACCCAGGCTCCGGCTGCCTCCACAGGGACATGGCTGCTGCACTGAGGGGGCAAGGATCACACAGAAGGGGAACAGAGCTTTGGAACAGGAACAGCAGGAAGAACAGAGTGGATGTGGATGGGCCCAAGGAGGCCACATGAGATAGACAGAGAAAAGAACGTTGGCATGGATTGGGAGATAAATATAtatggggagagggaaaggtgggacattcctgggaagCCACGTGGCTGAGCAATGGGGAACATGGAGAGGCACACACACCTGCAGGTCTTTACTTTTCTGGTCTCCTCTGTGCTTCaaatttttcttgtgtttttgtaGAAAATGCAGGTTGCTCTGGAGTGTCTTCTGGGGAAGGGATTAAAAAAAGGCCTTTTTGGTAATTTTGCAGTGACATTCACAGGAGGGGAAAATCCCAATCTGGAAAGTCACTGGGAGTGACCCATGAGTGTCTGGGAGTGAGTTTTGACCTCAGAGGCAGCACCCACCTCTCCAAACTCAATTTAGTCAGGCTGGGGAGATCCCATCCATCCACAGCTCTGATAGCCAGAAACATTTCTGCAATAACTTCATTGGAGTTCCAATCCATTCcagctttttggggttttttttaaattagaaacaACAACTTTCAAAGATGGAAGTTTGATTTCTAGGAAGAGGTTTGCAGTGACAGTAGCAGGGACTCAGACACGCCCCATTAATTTCCTGGAGTATTAAAAAACTCCTCATGCTCTGAGGCATCTCCTGCCTTGCAGTGAGCCGAGACCCCAGCCCACACTGTGGGGGAGAAGGCCTggctggggacatctggggctCAAGGGACCATATGGGGACCCAGAGGGACGAGAGGGACCTGGGCTCCTGCGTGGGCTGGGGCCAGGCcatgggagaagcagcagccccagcagggtgggTACAGCAGCCCAAGCTGGCAGGCAGACAgggagcccaggcagcagccGGCTGAGGCCCCAGATCCGTGGCTGGCCAGGGACACGGCCCTTCGAAGCTGTGCGtgcaggggaagcagagccGTGCCCTGAGGGAAACCCAGACCCTGCTCAGAGGAGACCCAGCAATGCATGGAGGGCACCCAGACCCACACCCAGAGGAGCTcatgcccagagcagagcccagactATCCTTGAAGCGAGCCCCGGTGTGTGCCCGGACATGACACGGACCTGTGCCCACAGGGGACCCCAGCCTGTCCCCGAGGgaccccagcccctgctggagGGGATCCCCACCTGTGGCCGGAGGGGACCCTGATCTGTGCCCCTCGGCCCCCCCACCCCGGGCCAGCCGaggcccccagcccctccccaagCCCCCGGCCCCTCTCGCGGCCCCGCCCCGTACCCGCAGCTCCCGGGCGGCCTCTTCGGCGGGGCGGACACGGTGCTGGCGGTGCTCGGGGCCGTCCCGGCAAGGAGCGCAGACCAGGGCGGCGCAGGGCTCGCAGAACAGCGCCAGGGGCTTGCCGTGCTGGGGACACCGCGGCCACGCCGCCACCTCCTCCAGGGACCGGGCCAGCCCGGTCATGTTGCCCAGGGAGCGGTTGGGGCGCTGCGAGCCCGGCTCCACCGGGGCGCGGCACTGCGGGCAGGGGGAGCGGCGCGGGGGGTCCCCCAGCACGCCCGCCAGGCACTGCCCGCAGAAGCTGTGCCCGCACGGCGTGAGCACGGGCTGCTCGAACAAATCCAGGCACAAGGGGCAGGTGGCCTCGGCCACCAGCTGCTCTCGCAgagacagcagctcctcagccatTTCCGCGACGGAAGAGAACGGACCGAAGGTGCcgaggcggggccgggccggggccttGCCCCGGGGCACAGTCCGCACGATCCGACGGGCGCCGCCTTGCTCCGGGCGTAGCGCTGCCAGCGCCCAGTTTAATGTTTAAATTCCTATACTCATCAATAAGCTGGAACGCGTCCAGCCTGGCTCGGCCGTGGCGGCGGCTCGGAGGTAGGGGACAGAAATCCCATCTCCAGGCCTTGCGCTGTGTCCTgaggtgactttatgatgctcgTATGCCTCTTCGTCTGTGTCGCTCAGAAACAAATTTTGCGTCTTTAGGACTGGTTCTGTGAGCAAAGAGGGAGTCAGAAAAAGAAGCAtggagtttgttttcagaaaactgCATTCTGCCCTTCTCCACGTTCCTGCTGCGGGACGGTGTTGTCTGCAGTACAGAcaggcagtgggacagagctctcctttgcttttaattacttttagctagctgaggcagagaagatCCCTggactgtggggtttttttcctttttctttggagCTGTTTACACCTGTTCTGCactgaacacccagaagagcaccagcagctcacacctgtggcccATCAGACCAGGCCTGGCCgcagcatttccagcagagGAGGGACTGAGGAGAGATTAAGTGAGCCAAGCTATAGCTCACAAAggggactttctgagtttgtcatctcttttggagtgGCAAGAGGTTTTATGATTGAATATGGTTCATTTCTTTGTGCTCGTGAACTCTTTGCCTGtcaaataaacatttctttcaaCTTTTTTACAAGGATGTATTCTTTTAAAACAGTTGAGGGAGGGGCCACTTGAATTTGCTTTCCTGAGGAAAACCCTTTAAAGgtttattttccaaaaattgccctaaaccaggacacgCTGCGATCCTTCCCGAGGCCCGGCTGTGgccggagccgctcccggcCAGCCGGGCTGGCTTAGTGCGCTTTGAAGGGATTGTGTCGGGCGGCAGCCGCGCCCTGAGGGAGCCCAGGCTGATGGTGCGCTGCCTCCCTGCGCTGCCGCTGCCGGCCCCGGCCTGCTCGCCCGAAATCCCCCCGAGCCCCGGCTGCTCCGGCCAGGAGGGCTCCGGCCTCCATCCCCGCCCCGCCCGGTGTCTCCTGCACTCTCAGCCCGGCTCCAAAGCACccgcagagcagcagcagcagcagcagcagcgctgaGGGAAGCAGAGCCCCTCGAGCTGCCTGGTGCTTCTCGGCCTGCTGGGCCCACATTGGcccttctgtgctgctgccctgggctcagcGCCGCTGGGTGCTGGCTGCCCAAGACCAAGGCCCTGTATTCAGCCGTggcttctgctcctcctgcaccctcctgtgctgccagccgGGGCCCAAGGAGAGTTTTGGGGGGCACCATCCACCCCCTGACACGATAAAGCAATGGAACAAATCCCTCTGCAGGcgctcactgccctgccatggctgtgccctcctcagtgtccctgccacCCCATCGccacctcccctgccccagtGGCTGCCAGGCGCTGGGCCAGCGGCTGTGACAGGCCATGGTggcgctgccagcccctgcccactgtccctgcagcaccccGGGGTGACAGCCTGATGTCCCCACTCATCTAgagcccctgggctgctgcccagggtaccCTGCCCATCTCAcccccagctggggacagcggtGGCTCCTGCTCGTCCcctgttcctggagctgctttCTGGCTGCATCTGTGTCCAGtccttccagcagcccaggccAGGGAAGGCTGCATGAGTGTCACCAGTGGCCCAAGGTACAGGGACAGTAGCTGTCGAGTCCGTGTCCCATCAGGGGACAATGCTGTCATTAGTCACCACCGTGGATCTCAGAGTCACTGCCACCTGCGCTCAGGGCCACGCTGGCCGTGTTGTCCCACTGGCACGGGAGCtgtctctgcagagggatcGGTGACATTTGGGCTGCTGAAGGTCACCGGGCTGTTGTTAAATCCCGGCAGTGTCCAGCGGCCGAGGCTGATAGAGCCGTGTGTGGCGGGCGAGGAGCAGCacgaggggcaggagctgctgtgtggggCCCAGTGACACcgagcagggcacaggcactgccagcctggccacaccaaggccctggcactgcaggggacagccaggctaGAACAGGCACCTCAGCTGGTTCATTACCAATAAAAACTGAATTCATCcatttttaggaagaaaaaaaggattctgCCAGGTCCGTGTCGCTGCCAGTGCGATGGACACAAGCCACAGAGAACCAGAATCAGTTCTGCTTTCCATTTCCTCCTTGCCCATACTTGCATCCCGTCCTGGTgggggggatgcagggaggctgctgagggacactgggctgcagccaggccctCCTGTCCTGCCCCCACACCTCCCTTCCAGGTCATCAGCCCCATCACAGCACTtttcatggaatcccagaatggtctgggtgggaagggacctccaagctcatcttgttccacctcccaggaagggcaggaacaccttccagtATCCCAGAGTGCTCAAAGTCTCATCCAGCCCGGCCAACTTCCAGAGACGGAAGTGTCAACTCCTGTCAGACAGCACGCCCTGACCTGAAACCCCAAACTTcttccagggagctgcaggcaccaccccagcagtgggaaggcaggagcgtcccccagcagccccaaaaTGCTGCCACCCACAGCAATGAGCAGCGGGTGGCTCTCAGCACTTCCATGTGGCTGCACTGCCCTCTGGCACATTCTAGTACCGTAGAGGCCATAAATCCCAGCTTAGGAGGGGCTCATACACCAGGTCCTGGATCAGGACTTTGGTTCTGCAAAGGCATTAACAGGTCCTGACAACTTCTCCCATTATCTGTTTATTGATGCCACTGTCCAACAGGAGATCTGACAGCACCAGGAAGAGCCCGGCGTGCTCCAGGGAGCTGGTGTCACCGCCCCAGCTTCAGTCGGTGTCACCAGCCCAGCCTCTGTTGGTGTCACCAGTGCAGTCCTGCAGTCCCAGCTGGTGTCAccactccagccccagcccagccctttgGATGGCTCTCACCCAGCCACAGCCCAacctcaggagctgcagccaggacaaGCTGGGATCCCCAGGAACCGAGCTGGTACAAACAGGAGCTCAGATCAACAGCAGAGAGATGGATCGTGTCCCACCCACCTCGGCAGCACatgcacaggagcagggaggtctttccctggagccagcctggagctgctcctccccggGCAGgaatcctgctgctcctgccattGAGGAGGGCACGGTCGATGCCCCCGGCAGAGGCTCAAGGACAGCAGAGCAGTTAAACACAACAAGGTCTTGCTCTCAGTCCCTACTGGCCCTACAGCAGCCCATGGGCAGAGCCACTGCACCCCATGCCCtcgggggcagcagggccagcccccaGTGGGAAGATTGAGCGCTGGGAATGAGTGTTTGGGGGAGCCTTGCGGAGGGGTCCTACCAGAAAAAGGGTCTTTTACTGCAACTAGAATTTTATTCTATTGTATAATTCAGGAGTGCATCACAGCCCCGCGAGCCGGGCAGGCACCTGTCAGCACTTCCAATCTAGACACACGCAGAACTTCCTCATCAGCTGCATCTGTTAATTACTCACCTCCCCCCGGCTGGAGCTCCTCCTGTCACATCCAGCCCGGACGGAACAGCGCctccacagagctcctggacaAAAAGTGACTGTGCCAGAATCAGCCTACAGAGCAgttaacaaaaaaacaaaaaacaaaaaaacaaaaaaaacaaaacaaaaaaaaccccaaaacaaacaaacaaaaaacaaacccgAAAATAAAATCTTGCCCATCCTAAGGTTCTTATCAAATAAAAAGTTCCTccacatttattaaaaaaacccaaacagtaGATTTAAAAAGCAGTTACGAGTCCTACTCCGGCAAAACACCCTGTGTACAGGTTTCTTTTGTTGgtggtttgtttgcttgttggTGAGGATTCCCCCTAAATCAGCTGCTTCagttaattttttatatatataatcttTTAATTTTGCCACGCGTTGCTTGCtttaattcattaatttatttccaaTCAGCCGAGTCTCCACCAGACCAGCGGCGCTACCACACAAAGCTTCCTTGATGTCCATGCCCTGAGCCGGGGTGGGGggagatggatggagggagggtgggagagatgagtggaggagaaggaggacgagagggaagggagggatggagggagggagggagggagaggaagccTCGGCAGCCCCTCACTCTCCCATGTGCGTCCTCAGGTGGTACTTGAGCGACTGCTTGTAGCGGAAGCACTTGGTGCACTCGGTGCAGGGGTAGGGCCGCTCGCCGGTGTGCGCCCGCTGGTGCTCCAGGAGGTGATGCTTCTGCGTGAAGTTCTTGCCGCACTCGGTGCAGTGGTAGGGCCGCTCGCCCGTGTGGATGCGCTGGTGCTCCAGGAGGTGGT
This Haemorhous mexicanus isolate bHaeMex1 chromosome 1, bHaeMex1.pri, whole genome shotgun sequence DNA region includes the following protein-coding sequences:
- the LOC132341700 gene encoding E3 ubiquitin-protein ligase TRIM7-like isoform X1 is translated as MAEELLSLREQLVAEATCPLCLDLFEQPVLTPCGHSFCGQCLAGVLGDPPRRSPCPQCRAPVEPGSQRPNRSLGNMTGLARSLEEVAAWPRCPQHGKPLALFCEPCAALVCAPCRDGPEHRQHRVRPAEEAARELRKTLQSNLHFLQKHKKNLKHRGDQKSKDLQVTVTSELQCVTETFEELQQYLEEEKKTLLAELEQMSQELVNKSKEYKCRVLERQSLLDSVIAQIKEKRDQPAVEFLKDVGRILSSCEAAKAPIPEPVSPELQRSIESLSQKSQRVVDMMAEFKVNLWREIDWGIREQVKLDPETAHPCLIFSDDYKRVQLGAGKQSLPDTPKRFRGLFCVLGSQGFTSGRHYWEVEVGDGHSWDVGVALESVPRKQWFDLPRSEKLWALRLHWNWKYVAVSMIFRDLAVRGKLHRIWVCLDYEAGRVTFYNAKDMTKIVQFKTTFTEKVFPYFWVYSKESHIRVCD
- the LOC132341700 gene encoding E3 ubiquitin-protein ligase TRIM7-like isoform X2 encodes the protein MAEELLSLREQLVAEATCPLCLDLFEQPVLTPCGHSFCGQCLAGVLGDPPRRSPCPQCRAPVEPGSQRPNRSLGNMTGLARSLEEVAAWPRCPQHGKPLALFCEPCAALVCAPCRDGPEHRQHRVRPAEEAARELRVTVTSELQCVTETFEELQQYLEEEKKTLLAELEQMSQELVNKSKEYKCRVLERQSLLDSVIAQIKEKRDQPAVEFLKDVGRILSSCEAAKAPIPEPVSPELQRSIESLSQKSQRVVDMMAEFKVNLWREIDWGIREQVKLDPETAHPCLIFSDDYKRVQLGAGKQSLPDTPKRFRGLFCVLGSQGFTSGRHYWEVEVGDGHSWDVGVALESVPRKQWFDLPRSEKLWALRLHWNWKYVAVSMIFRDLAVRGKLHRIWVCLDYEAGRVTFYNAKDMTKIVQFKTTFTEKVFPYFWVYSKESHIRVCD